Proteins from one Hymenobacter monticola genomic window:
- a CDS encoding type II toxin-antitoxin system HipA family toxin, with protein MAKNAVRTQLLVYAHWQGMAEPQWMGTLSATPGRGKEIFSFEYSRDWLASPYAQLLDPDLQLYSGPQYLAKDDQSNFGLFLDSAPDRWGRLLMRRREAALARQEARSERTLMESDYLLGVFDGHRMGGLRFKTQPDGPFLNDNRAMAAPPWTSLRELEHASLQLERTDAASDPDYLKWLALLVAPGSSLGGARPKASVVDQHNALWIAKFPSSHDEHDVGAWEALVNRLAVKAGMHVADGRAQQFNSRHHTYLSRRFDRSADGQRLHFASAMTLLGYQDGTSYQDGASYLELAELLITQGASTGPDLAELWRRIVFNICISNTDDHLRNHGFLLTPQGWRLAPAYDLNPIPYGHGLRLNISETSNELDLELACSVAPHFRLKPAQATALLTEVLAAVRTWPQEAETHQLSREEQQRMSRAFAAAE; from the coding sequence ATGGCAAAAAATGCAGTTCGCACGCAATTGCTGGTCTATGCGCACTGGCAGGGAATGGCCGAGCCACAGTGGATGGGCACGCTATCAGCCACTCCAGGGCGGGGCAAGGAAATATTCTCCTTCGAGTATTCCCGCGATTGGCTGGCCTCGCCCTACGCGCAGCTGCTGGACCCCGACCTGCAACTCTACAGCGGTCCGCAGTACCTGGCCAAGGACGACCAAAGCAACTTTGGCTTGTTCTTGGACTCTGCGCCGGACCGCTGGGGCCGCCTGCTGATGCGCCGACGCGAAGCAGCGCTGGCCCGGCAGGAAGCCCGCTCCGAGCGCACCCTGATGGAATCGGACTATCTACTAGGCGTATTTGACGGGCACCGCATGGGCGGCCTGCGATTTAAAACCCAGCCGGATGGGCCTTTTCTGAATGATAACCGGGCAATGGCGGCCCCGCCCTGGACTTCCCTGCGCGAGTTGGAGCACGCCAGCTTGCAATTGGAGCGAACCGATGCCGCTTCTGACCCGGACTATCTTAAGTGGCTGGCCTTGCTGGTAGCCCCCGGCTCCTCGCTGGGCGGCGCGCGGCCCAAGGCCAGCGTGGTAGACCAGCACAACGCCCTGTGGATAGCCAAATTTCCCAGTAGCCACGACGAGCATGACGTAGGGGCGTGGGAGGCCCTGGTGAATCGGCTGGCCGTGAAAGCGGGTATGCACGTGGCCGACGGTCGGGCCCAACAATTCAATAGTCGCCACCACACCTACTTATCCCGGCGATTTGACCGGTCTGCCGATGGACAACGGCTGCATTTTGCCTCGGCGATGACGCTGCTCGGCTACCAGGACGGCACCAGCTACCAGGATGGAGCCAGCTACCTGGAGCTGGCCGAATTGCTCATCACCCAAGGAGCTAGTACAGGCCCCGACCTGGCCGAGCTGTGGCGACGCATCGTGTTCAATATCTGCATTTCCAACACCGACGACCACTTGCGTAACCACGGTTTTCTGCTCACGCCCCAGGGCTGGCGGCTGGCCCCGGCTTATGATTTGAACCCCATCCCTTACGGACACGGCCTCCGGCTCAATATCTCGGAAACCAGCAACGAGCTTGACCTGGAACTGGCTTGTAGCGTAGCACCGCATTTCCGGCTGAAGCCGGCCCAGGCCACCGCGCTACTTACCGAAGTGCTGGCGGCAGTGCGCACCTGGCCGCAGGAGGCCGAAACGCACCAGCTGAGCCGGGAAGAGCAGCAGCGCATGAGCCGGGCGTTTGCCGCTGCGGAGTGA
- a CDS encoding helix-turn-helix transcriptional regulator, translating into MPREAKPLLPRLQQLLVEVGENIRLARLRRKLSAAQIAERADISRTTLLAIEKGAPSVSIGTYLQVLLTLGLEKTILHLAEDDVLGRKLQDAGLLVKERAPKRDEA; encoded by the coding sequence ATGCCACGTGAAGCCAAACCGCTACTACCGCGCTTGCAGCAACTCTTGGTTGAGGTCGGCGAGAATATTCGGCTGGCCCGCCTACGCCGCAAACTGAGCGCCGCCCAGATTGCGGAGCGAGCCGATATTAGCCGAACGACCTTGCTGGCCATCGAGAAAGGTGCTCCTAGCGTGAGTATCGGGACTTACTTACAGGTTCTTCTTACTCTTGGACTGGAAAAAACCATCCTTCATTTAGCAGAGGATGATGTGCTCGGCCGCAAGCTACAGGATGCCGGGCTGCTGGTAAAAGAACGGGCCCCTAAGCGCGACGAAGCGTAG